One window of the Pseudomonas sihuiensis genome contains the following:
- a CDS encoding RNA polymerase sigma factor, with protein sequence MSDTELLDRLLAGEQTAYRELVARYQGAMRAVAYAIVGSRHADEVVQDAWLAVVRGLAGFQGRSSLKTWLLTITANTAKTRLKHNRREVLLDDLAAPHGTVGDERFSDDGHWLLAPHAWHQDSPEALLTEDELRDCLEHTLASLSELQASVLVLRERQGLELEAICNLLDISLSNARVLLHRARLKVFATLEHFEETGQC encoded by the coding sequence ATGTCCGATACCGAACTGTTGGATCGTCTGCTCGCCGGTGAGCAGACGGCCTATCGCGAGCTGGTAGCTCGCTACCAGGGGGCGATGCGCGCGGTGGCCTACGCTATCGTCGGCAGTCGTCACGCCGATGAGGTGGTGCAGGATGCCTGGCTCGCCGTGGTGCGCGGCCTGGCAGGCTTTCAGGGGCGCTCCAGCCTCAAGACCTGGCTGCTGACCATCACCGCCAACACCGCCAAGACCCGTCTCAAGCACAACCGTCGCGAGGTGCTGCTCGACGACCTGGCCGCGCCGCATGGCACGGTGGGTGACGAGCGCTTTTCCGATGACGGCCACTGGCTGTTGGCGCCACATGCCTGGCATCAGGACAGCCCCGAAGCGCTGCTCACCGAAGACGAATTGCGCGATTGCCTGGAACACACATTGGCCAGCCTGTCCGAGTTGCAGGCCAGCGTGCTGGTGCTGCGCGAGCGTCAGGGCCTGGAGCTGGAGGCGATCTGTAATCTTCTCGACATCTCGCTCTCCAATGCCCGTGTGCTGCTGCATCGGGCACGCCTGAAAGTCTTTGCCACCCTGGAACATTTCGAGGAGACAGGCCAATGCTGA